Proteins from a genomic interval of Chloroflexota bacterium:
- a CDS encoding DUF1326 domain-containing protein, whose product MAWKIEGQYFENCSCDVPCPCTVSLDLGADRDLCNAFLVFQVESGEVDGVDVSDLTVAAMIETPKVMSEGNRRLGVLIDDKASDEQAEKLGAVFGGQLGGPMEALGPLVSEPLGMEKVPMEVSHENGTHRIKVGDDGEMEVQEIVSFGKEDGKPARLTGIFHPAGDDLKIAKATKSRVSAFGIDFAFEGGSGFANPFAWAA is encoded by the coding sequence ATGGCCTGGAAGATCGAGGGTCAGTACTTCGAGAACTGCTCGTGCGACGTGCCGTGCCCGTGCACCGTCTCCTTGGATCTAGGCGCGGATCGCGACCTCTGCAACGCCTTCCTCGTGTTCCAGGTCGAGTCGGGTGAGGTCGACGGCGTCGACGTCAGCGATCTGACCGTCGCTGCGATGATCGAGACCCCGAAGGTGATGAGTGAGGGCAACCGGCGTCTCGGCGTGCTGATCGACGACAAGGCATCCGACGAGCAAGCGGAGAAGCTGGGAGCGGTATTCGGCGGTCAGCTTGGCGGGCCGATGGAAGCGCTCGGGCCGCTGGTCAGCGAGCCACTCGGCATGGAGAAGGTGCCGATGGAGGTCTCGCATGAGAACGGCACCCACCGGATCAAGGTCGGCGACGACGGTGAGATGGAGGTGCAGGAGATCGTTTCCTTCGGCAAGGAGGACGGAAAGCCGGCGAGGTTAACCGGGATCTTCCACCCGGCGGGTGACGATTTGAAGATCGCCAAGGCGACCAAGTCGCGCGTCAGCGCGTTCGGCATTGACTTCGCCTTCGAGGGGGGCTCCGGCTTCGCCAATCCGTTCGCCTGGGCGGCATAG